In a genomic window of Asticcacaulis sp.:
- a CDS encoding ABC transporter permease, producing MSLNFHAVRAIYFFELHRTWRTLFQSIAAPVISTSLYFIVFGSAIGSKMTLVDGVSYGAFIVPGLTLLSILTESTSNASFGIYLPRFTGTIYELLSAPVSVVEALLGYVGAAATKSVILGTIILITARLFVPYEVVHPIWAAVFLVMIALTFSLFGFILGVWADGFEKLQVVPLLIITPLTFLGGTFYSIKMLPDFWQHITLFNPIVYLVNGFRWTFYGKADVNVMVSFGMTLVFTTACVALIAWIFKTGYRLRS from the coding sequence ATGAGCCTCAATTTCCACGCCGTCCGCGCCATCTATTTTTTCGAACTGCACCGCACCTGGCGCACCCTGTTCCAGAGCATCGCCGCACCGGTCATCTCGACCTCGCTCTATTTCATCGTCTTCGGCTCGGCCATCGGCAGCAAGATGACCCTGGTCGATGGTGTTTCGTATGGCGCCTTTATCGTGCCCGGCCTGACCCTGCTGTCAATCCTGACCGAAAGCACCTCAAATGCCTCGTTCGGCATCTACCTGCCGCGCTTTACCGGCACAATCTACGAACTGTTGTCCGCGCCTGTCTCGGTCGTCGAAGCGCTTTTAGGTTATGTCGGGGCCGCCGCCACCAAGTCTGTGATCCTGGGCACCATCATCCTGATTACCGCGCGGCTGTTCGTGCCTTATGAGGTCGTTCACCCGATCTGGGCGGCCGTATTCCTCGTCATGATCGCCCTCACCTTCTCGCTGTTCGGCTTCATCCTGGGCGTCTGGGCCGATGGCTTCGAGAAATTGCAGGTCGTCCCCCTGCTGATCATCACCCCCCTGACCTTCCTTGGCGGCACCTTCTATTCCATCAAAATGCTGCCGGACTTCTGGCAACACATCACTCTGTTCAACCCGATCGTCTATCTGGTCAACGGCTTCCGCTGGACCTTCTATGGCAAGGCCGATGTCAATGTGATGGTCAGTTTCGGCATGACCCTGGTGTTCACGACCGCCTGCGTCGCGCTGATCGCCTGGATATTCAAGACGGGTTATCGCTTGCGGAGCTAA
- a CDS encoding ABC transporter ATP-binding protein → MDSVISIRHLDKTYKSGHKALKSIDLDIRRGEIFALLGPNGAGKTTLIGVVCGLVKLTGGTVIADGHDITKDYRAARAKIGLVPQELATDMFETVWATVSFSRGLFGMAPNPAHIEKVLKDLSLWDKKDNKIATLSGGMKRRVLIAKALSHEPKILFLDEPTAGVDVELRRDMWKMIGHLRDEGVTIILTTHYIEEAEEMADRIGVINKGEIMLVEEKHALMKKLGQTRVTIGLKSKLDAPPDIPQKLDLSEDGETLTFVLTGEGDAEDAGVADVLKALMDKQIDFKSVSTKRSSLEDIFVDLVEKKS, encoded by the coding sequence ATGGATTCGGTCATTTCGATCCGGCACCTCGACAAGACCTACAAGAGCGGCCACAAGGCGCTCAAATCCATCGATCTCGATATCCGGCGCGGTGAAATCTTCGCCCTGCTGGGCCCGAATGGCGCCGGCAAAACCACCCTGATCGGCGTGGTGTGCGGGCTGGTCAAGCTGACCGGTGGCACGGTCATCGCCGACGGCCATGACATCACGAAGGATTACCGCGCCGCCCGCGCCAAGATCGGCCTGGTGCCGCAGGAACTGGCGACCGACATGTTCGAGACCGTCTGGGCCACAGTCAGCTTTTCGCGCGGCCTCTTCGGCATGGCGCCCAATCCGGCCCATATCGAGAAGGTGCTGAAAGACCTTTCCTTGTGGGACAAGAAGGACAACAAGATCGCCACGCTTTCCGGCGGCATGAAGCGCCGGGTGCTGATCGCCAAGGCGCTGTCGCACGAGCCGAAAATCCTCTTCCTTGATGAGCCGACCGCCGGGGTCGATGTCGAATTGCGCCGCGATATGTGGAAGATGATCGGCCACCTGCGCGACGAGGGTGTCACCATTATCCTGACCACCCACTATATCGAGGAAGCCGAAGAGATGGCCGACCGCATCGGCGTCATCAATAAGGGCGAGATCATGCTCGTCGAGGAAAAGCACGCCCTGATGAAGAAACTGGGCCAGACCCGCGTCACCATCGGCCTGAAATCGAAACTGGATGCCCCGCCGGATATCCCGCAGAAACTCGACCTGTCCGAAGATGGCGAGACCCTGACCTTTGTCCTGACTGGTGAAGGCGATGCCGAGGATGCGGGTGTGGCTGACGTTCTCAAGGCGTTGATGGACAAGCAGATCGACTTCAAGTCAGTCAGCACCAAGCGGTCATCGCTCGAAGATATCTTTGTCGACCTGGTGGAGAAAAAATCATGA